One genomic region from Uloborus diversus isolate 005 chromosome 2, Udiv.v.3.1, whole genome shotgun sequence encodes:
- the LOC129217734 gene encoding uncharacterized protein LOC129217734, with protein sequence MSIKSTSMSLSKEMSIEESYSKTSSSVVSSSTMESSLESSSLLSSTKMGDTKALMSSLAGDLDTQLAITGDKSLSKAMKMSSLDKSSSMLQSEDSFSMSKSEVSSSVEIQESSQKTSMMSSKEEVSMSKSETSSETVSKSLVKAESVSQEISEEKTLSITQG encoded by the exons AGATGTCCATTGAGGAGTCGTACAGCAAGACGTCGTCCTCCGTCGTAAGCAGCAGCACCATGGAGAGCTCGCTGGAGAGCAGCAGCCTCCTGTCCTCCACCAAGATGGGGGACACTAAGGCCCTCATGTCCTCCCTGGCGGGAGACTTGGACACTCAGCTGGCAATTACGGGAGACAAGTCCCTCTCAAAAG CCATGAAAATGTCATCTCTGGATAAGAGCTCATCCATGCTCCAGAGCGAAGACAGTTTCAGCATGAGCAAGTCGGAGGTGTCCTCCTCGGTTGAAATTCAGGAGAGCAGCCAGAAGACGTCCATGATGTCCTCCAAAGAAGAAGTCTCCATGAGCAAGAGTGAGACCAGCTCAGAGACGGTGTCCAAGTCTCTGGTCAAGGCCGAGTCGGTGTCTCAAGAAATCAGCGAAGAAAAG ACTTTGAGCATTACGCAAGGCTGA